The following are encoded together in the Bradyrhizobium genosp. L genome:
- a CDS encoding CPBP family intramembrane glutamic endopeptidase: MDALNSDLPPTALEPPPRPPRVWKFWGTALWGLVIFGAMFLGQLAAIIYCVLLQGGPLSVDGIVHVVGDGLTISLSVLAGLPMVLLALWVAIRPTRTLFADYLGLHGTSWKNVVIGVVALAVLVVVWDAISRAVGREVVPGFMGDVLKSAQADGALWLLVIAFAGAAPLWEELFARGWLYRGWSESFLGPYGAIVLSSVVWTMMHLQYDWFFLGEVLSIGLLFGYLRYRTGSTWLTILLHGMNNLAATVQTWWLTSS, translated from the coding sequence ATGGACGCTCTCAATTCCGACCTGCCGCCGACCGCCCTCGAACCGCCGCCGCGTCCGCCGCGGGTCTGGAAATTCTGGGGCACCGCGCTGTGGGGCCTCGTGATTTTCGGCGCGATGTTCCTCGGCCAGCTCGCGGCCATCATCTATTGCGTGCTGCTGCAGGGCGGGCCGCTGTCGGTGGACGGCATCGTCCATGTGGTCGGCGACGGCCTCACCATCTCGCTCTCGGTGCTGGCCGGCCTGCCGATGGTGCTGCTGGCGCTGTGGGTCGCGATCCGCCCGACCCGAACGCTGTTCGCCGACTATCTCGGGCTGCACGGCACATCGTGGAAAAACGTCGTCATCGGCGTCGTCGCGCTCGCCGTGCTGGTCGTGGTCTGGGACGCGATCTCGCGCGCAGTCGGTCGCGAGGTGGTGCCCGGCTTCATGGGCGACGTGCTGAAATCGGCGCAGGCCGACGGCGCACTGTGGCTGCTGGTGATCGCGTTTGCCGGCGCGGCGCCGCTGTGGGAGGAGCTGTTCGCGCGCGGCTGGCTGTATCGCGGATGGTCGGAGTCGTTCCTCGGTCCCTACGGCGCGATCGTGCTGTCGTCGGTGGTCTGGACCATGATGCATCTGCAATACGACTGGTTCTTCCTTGGCGAGGTGCTGTCGATCGGATTGCTGTTCGGCTATCTGCGCTACCGCACCGGCTCGACCTGGCTCACCATCCTGCTGCACGGGATGAACAATCTGGCGGCGACGGTGCAGACGTGGTGGTTGACGAGTTCGTAA
- a CDS encoding M15 family metallopeptidase, producing the protein MKTVIRVAAVAAWVSPVLAQALPDGFVLLRDIDPTIIQDIRYASSNNFMGRPIAGYGAAECVVKREVGLRLKAVQRELARQKLSLKMFDCYRPARAVADMVAWSQNGKETAAEHRYNPAFAKADLFRLGYIATHSGHSTGAAVDLTLVDQTADNAGTFDPAKDYADCTAPAAARAPEGSVDMGTGYDCSDVKAHTAAPSTTPAQRRWRSRLVAAMAGQGFVNYAKEWWHFSLPGAGGAAYDVPITRRR; encoded by the coding sequence GTGAAGACTGTCATACGCGTAGCCGCCGTCGCGGCGTGGGTTTCGCCGGTCCTTGCGCAGGCCCTGCCGGACGGTTTCGTGCTGCTCCGCGACATCGACCCGACCATCATCCAGGACATCCGCTACGCCAGTTCGAACAATTTCATGGGCCGGCCGATCGCGGGCTATGGCGCCGCGGAATGCGTGGTCAAGCGGGAGGTCGGGCTGCGGCTGAAGGCGGTGCAGCGGGAGCTGGCGCGGCAAAAGCTGTCGCTGAAGATGTTCGATTGCTACCGGCCGGCGCGCGCGGTCGCCGACATGGTGGCATGGTCGCAGAACGGCAAGGAAACCGCGGCCGAACATCGCTACAATCCCGCTTTCGCCAAGGCCGATTTGTTCCGCCTCGGCTATATCGCGACCCATTCCGGCCATTCCACCGGCGCGGCCGTTGACCTGACGCTGGTCGATCAGACTGCCGACAACGCCGGCACATTCGATCCTGCGAAGGATTACGCCGACTGCACTGCGCCGGCGGCCGCGCGTGCGCCCGAGGGCAGCGTCGACATGGGTACCGGTTATGATTGCTCCGACGTGAAAGCCCACACGGCGGCCCCTTCGACCACGCCGGCGCAGCGGCGCTGGCGGAGCAGGCTGGTTGCCGCGATGGCCGGGCAGGGTTTTGTCAACTACGCCAAGGAATGGTGGCACTTCTCGCTGCCGGGCGCGGGCGGTGCGGCCTACGACGTTCCAATCACGCGGCGGCGATAG
- a CDS encoding aspartate carbamoyltransferase catalytic subunit: MTPSLKSTFVLGHRHLLGIEGLSADDITGLLDLSEEYVELNRQVDKKRASLRGRTQVNLFFEASTRTQSSFEIAGKRLGADVMNMSVSSMSTRKGETLMDTAVTLNAMHPDILVVRHHASGAVELLARKVDGSVINAGDGAHEHPTQALLDALTIRRNKGRIEGLVIAICGDVLHSRVARSNILLLNTMGARVRVVAPSTLLPAGIERMGVEVARDMREGLNGADIVMMLRLQRERMNGSFVPSSAEYFHYFGLDKKKLGYAKPDALVMHPGPMNRGVEIDTFVADGAQSLIREQVEMGVAVRMAVLEALARNLPNA, encoded by the coding sequence ATGACCCCATCATTGAAATCGACTTTCGTCCTTGGTCACCGGCATCTGCTGGGCATCGAGGGCCTTTCCGCTGACGACATCACGGGCCTGCTCGACCTCTCCGAGGAGTATGTCGAGCTCAACCGCCAGGTCGACAAGAAACGCGCCTCGTTGCGCGGCCGCACCCAGGTCAATTTGTTCTTCGAGGCCTCGACGCGGACCCAGTCCTCGTTCGAGATCGCCGGAAAACGGCTCGGCGCCGACGTCATGAACATGTCGGTGTCATCGATGTCGACCCGCAAGGGCGAGACGCTGATGGACACCGCGGTGACATTGAACGCCATGCACCCGGATATCCTGGTGGTGCGCCATCACGCCTCCGGCGCGGTGGAACTGCTGGCGCGCAAGGTTGACGGTTCCGTGATCAATGCCGGCGACGGCGCCCACGAGCATCCGACCCAGGCGCTGCTCGACGCGTTGACCATCCGCCGCAACAAGGGCCGCATCGAGGGCCTGGTGATCGCGATCTGCGGCGACGTGCTGCATTCGCGCGTGGCACGCTCCAACATCCTCCTGCTCAACACCATGGGCGCCCGCGTCCGCGTGGTGGCGCCCTCCACGCTGTTGCCGGCAGGCATCGAGCGGATGGGCGTCGAGGTCGCGCGCGACATGCGCGAGGGATTGAATGGCGCCGACATCGTGATGATGCTGCGCCTGCAGCGCGAGCGCATGAACGGCTCGTTCGTGCCGTCGTCGGCCGAATATTTCCACTATTTCGGGCTCGACAAGAAGAAGCTCGGCTACGCCAAGCCGGACGCGCTGGTGATGCATCCGGGACCGATGAATCGCGGCGTCGAGATCGACACCTTTGTGGCTGACGGCGCGCAGTCGCTGATCCGTGAACAGGTTGAAATGGGAGTGGCGGTACGCATGGCGGTGCTCGAAGCGCTCGCCCGCAACCTGCCGAACGCGTGA
- a CDS encoding dihydroorotase, whose protein sequence is MLTDRRPILLANARVIDPSRDFDGPGDVLIADGVIRDAKRGIGAAGVPEGTDVVNCAGKIVAPGLIDMRAFVGEPGASHRETFASASQAAAAGGITTIICQPDTSPVIDNSATVDFVLRRARDTAIVNIHPMAALTKGMQGHEMTELGLLKAAGAVAFTDGDKSVTNAQVMRRALTYARDFDALIVHHTEDPNLVGEGVMNDGEFATRLGLMGIPTAAESIMLERDLRLAALTGGRYHAASLTSIESLEILKRARDGGLDVSASVSINHVTLNENDIGPYRTFLKLAPPLRTEDDRKALVAALASGLIDVVMSDHNPQDVEVKRLPFAEAASGAVGLQTMLPAALRLIHNAELDFKTLIRAMSTRPAELLGLPGGTLRAGSPADVVVIDADTPWVLDRDELKSLCKNTPFDDARFSGRVVRTIVGGRTVYEHV, encoded by the coding sequence ATGCTGACTGACCGCAGACCCATCCTGCTCGCCAACGCCCGTGTCATCGATCCCTCGCGCGATTTCGACGGTCCCGGTGATGTTCTCATTGCCGATGGCGTGATCCGCGACGCCAAGCGCGGCATCGGCGCCGCCGGCGTCCCCGAAGGCACCGACGTCGTCAATTGCGCCGGCAAGATCGTCGCCCCCGGCCTGATCGACATGCGCGCCTTTGTCGGCGAGCCCGGCGCCAGCCACCGCGAGACCTTCGCCTCCGCGAGCCAGGCCGCGGCCGCCGGCGGCATCACCACCATCATCTGCCAACCCGACACCTCGCCGGTCATCGACAACTCGGCGACCGTCGACTTCGTGCTGCGCCGCGCCCGCGACACCGCGATCGTCAACATCCATCCGATGGCCGCGCTGACCAAGGGCATGCAGGGTCACGAGATGACCGAGCTCGGCCTGCTCAAGGCCGCAGGTGCCGTCGCCTTCACCGACGGCGACAAGAGCGTCACCAACGCGCAGGTGATGCGCCGCGCGCTGACCTACGCCCGCGATTTCGACGCGCTGATCGTGCATCACACCGAGGACCCGAATCTGGTCGGCGAAGGCGTGATGAACGACGGCGAGTTCGCGACCCGGCTCGGCCTGATGGGGATTCCGACCGCGGCCGAGTCGATCATGCTCGAGCGCGACCTGCGGCTCGCGGCGCTGACTGGCGGCCGCTACCACGCGGCCTCGCTGACCTCGATCGAGTCGCTCGAGATCCTCAAGCGCGCCCGCGATGGCGGCCTCGACGTTTCGGCCTCGGTCTCGATCAACCATGTCACCCTGAACGAGAACGACATCGGCCCCTACCGCACCTTCCTGAAGCTGGCGCCGCCGCTGCGCACCGAGGACGACCGCAAGGCGCTGGTCGCTGCCCTCGCCTCGGGCCTGATCGACGTTGTGATGAGCGATCACAATCCGCAGGACGTCGAGGTCAAGCGGCTGCCGTTCGCGGAAGCCGCGAGCGGCGCGGTCGGCCTGCAGACCATGCTGCCGGCGGCGCTGCGGCTGATCCACAATGCCGAGCTGGATTTCAAGACGCTGATCCGGGCGATGTCGACCCGGCCGGCGGAGCTCCTGGGGCTACCGGGCGGCACGCTGCGCGCAGGCTCCCCGGCCGACGTGGTCGTGATCGACGCCGACACGCCCTGGGTGCTCGATCGCGACGAGCTGAAATCGTTGTGCAAGAACACCCCGTTCGACGACGCCCGATTCTCCGGCCGCGTGGTCCGGACCATCGTCGGCGGACGAACGGTGTATGAGCACGTTTAA
- the plsY gene encoding glycerol-3-phosphate 1-O-acyltransferase PlsY, with product MSGDALLPTAFLIGYLCGSIPFGMILTRLAGTQDLRTIGSGNIGATNVLRTGRKGLAAATLLGDMLKGTVAVIIAGTLGGPNAAMLAALGAFLGHLFPVWLKFRGGKGVATYIGVLLGLFWPAALIFAVIWLGTAYTTRYSSLSALIAAFVTPLFLWFFGHNALASLFAVLTILLFYMHRENIKRLQAGTEGKIGEKK from the coding sequence ATGTCCGGTGACGCATTGCTGCCCACCGCCTTTCTTATCGGCTATCTCTGCGGCTCGATCCCGTTCGGCATGATCCTGACCCGGCTTGCCGGCACCCAGGACCTGCGCACGATCGGCTCCGGCAATATCGGCGCCACCAACGTGCTACGGACCGGTCGCAAGGGCCTCGCCGCGGCGACGCTGCTCGGCGACATGCTGAAGGGCACGGTTGCCGTCATCATCGCGGGCACGCTCGGCGGCCCAAACGCCGCGATGCTCGCAGCGCTCGGCGCCTTCCTCGGCCACCTCTTCCCGGTCTGGCTGAAATTTCGCGGCGGCAAGGGCGTTGCGACCTATATCGGCGTGCTGCTCGGCCTGTTCTGGCCGGCCGCGCTGATCTTCGCGGTGATCTGGCTCGGCACCGCCTACACCACCCGCTACTCGTCGCTGTCGGCGCTGATCGCCGCCTTCGTGACGCCACTGTTCCTGTGGTTCTTCGGCCACAACGCGCTGGCATCCTTGTTCGCCGTGCTGACCATCCTGCTGTTCTACATGCACCGCGAGAACATCAAGCGCCTGCAGGCCGGCACCGAAGGCAAGATCGGCGAGAAGAAGTAA
- a CDS encoding amidase encodes MISLVDLQQRIAKGSLSPDAAIAQSQEAIAAHEPRVGAFVCRDARARAQTDGPLRGITVGIKDIIDTADFPTEMGSQIYRGHRPRADAPVVMALKLAGATIVGKTTTTAFAANDPTATLNPHNSAHTPGGSSSGSAAAVGAGMIPLALGTQTGGSVIRPASFCGVAAIKPSYRLLPTVGVKCFSWSLDTVGLFAAGVRDVAAGLAAMTNRPELLLPANVAAPRIGVVTQDFAGAPEPAGAGALQKAARAAGQAGASVRELAMPEIVAEAWRIHPVIQDFDAHRSFAWEYRENYEAMPPLLRGRLDESRGMTPADYDAANDVAARARLALAAVFDEVDVLLTLSAPGAAPKGLASTGDPRYNRLWTLMGVPCVNVPTLVADGGLPVGVTVVAPFGADARALAAASFVEAALAK; translated from the coding sequence ATGATCTCTCTGGTCGACCTTCAACAGCGCATCGCAAAGGGTTCACTTTCGCCGGATGCCGCGATCGCGCAGTCGCAGGAGGCGATCGCGGCGCATGAACCGCGGGTCGGCGCCTTCGTCTGCCGCGACGCGCGTGCCCGCGCGCAGACGGACGGGCCATTGCGCGGCATCACCGTCGGCATCAAGGACATCATCGACACCGCCGACTTCCCGACCGAGATGGGCTCGCAGATCTACCGCGGCCATCGCCCGCGCGCCGACGCGCCGGTCGTGATGGCGTTGAAGCTGGCCGGTGCCACCATTGTCGGCAAGACCACGACGACGGCCTTTGCCGCGAACGATCCGACCGCGACCCTCAATCCGCACAATTCTGCGCATACGCCCGGCGGCTCGTCCTCGGGCTCGGCGGCGGCGGTCGGGGCCGGGATGATCCCGCTGGCGCTGGGCACGCAGACCGGCGGCTCGGTGATCCGGCCGGCCTCGTTCTGCGGCGTTGCCGCGATCAAGCCGAGCTATCGGCTGCTGCCGACCGTCGGCGTGAAATGCTTTTCCTGGTCGCTCGATACCGTCGGGCTGTTCGCGGCCGGCGTGCGCGATGTCGCCGCCGGGCTGGCGGCGATGACCAACCGGCCGGAGCTGCTGTTGCCCGCCAATGTCGCCGCGCCGCGCATCGGCGTGGTGACGCAGGATTTTGCCGGCGCGCCGGAGCCGGCGGGCGCGGGAGCCTTGCAAAAGGCGGCACGTGCGGCGGGACAGGCGGGTGCTTCGGTGCGCGAGCTTGCGATGCCCGAGATCGTCGCAGAGGCCTGGCGGATCCATCCCGTGATCCAGGATTTCGACGCGCATCGGTCGTTCGCCTGGGAGTACCGCGAGAATTACGAGGCGATGCCGCCGCTGTTGCGCGGCAGGCTCGACGAGAGCAGGGGTATGACACCGGCCGATTACGATGCGGCCAACGACGTCGCCGCCCGCGCGCGGCTGGCGCTCGCTGCTGTGTTCGACGAGGTCGATGTGCTGCTGACGCTGTCGGCACCCGGCGCCGCGCCCAAGGGCTTGGCGTCGACCGGCGATCCCCGCTACAACCGGCTGTGGACGCTGATGGGCGTGCCCTGCGTCAACGTGCCGACGCTGGTCGCGGACGGCGGATTGCCGGTCGGCGTGACCGTGGTCGCACCGTTCGGCGCCGATGCGCGGGCATTGGCGGCGGCGAGCTTTGTCGAGGCGGCGCTGGCAAAGTGA
- the dprA gene encoding DNA-processing protein DprA — MHDRTQNTTHLTDAERLNRLRLIRSDNVGPRTFASLLRHFGSAAAALERLPDLARRGGASASGRICSAAEAAAELAACERSGVSLVAPEEAHYPSRLATIDDAPPLLGIRGARDALARPMIAIVGSRNASGAGLKFAGQLARDLGDAGFVVISGLARGIDGAAHRASLAGGTVAVLAGGHDKIYPPEHADLLAALLDQGAAISEMPLGHVPRARDFPRRNRLISGASLGVVIVEAAQRSGSLITARMAGEQGREVFAVPGSPIDPRAAGTNDLIKQGATLVTEAADIISAVTPIMERPLMLPLREDDEPLDFSTGAPGRNRVIDLLGPSPISIDDLIRMSDLSPAVVRAVLLELELAGRLERHGGGLVSMI; from the coding sequence ATGCATGACCGGACGCAAAACACGACGCACCTCACCGACGCCGAGCGGCTCAACCGCCTGCGGCTGATCCGCTCCGACAATGTCGGTCCGCGTACCTTTGCATCGCTGCTGCGCCATTTCGGCAGCGCTGCGGCGGCGCTGGAGCGGCTGCCCGATCTCGCGCGCCGCGGCGGCGCCTCGGCGTCGGGACGGATCTGTAGCGCGGCGGAAGCGGCCGCGGAGCTCGCGGCCTGCGAGAGGAGCGGCGTCAGCCTGGTCGCGCCCGAAGAGGCGCATTATCCATCGCGGCTCGCCACCATCGACGATGCGCCGCCGCTGCTCGGCATCCGCGGCGCGCGCGACGCATTGGCGCGGCCGATGATCGCGATCGTCGGCTCGCGCAACGCTTCCGGCGCCGGATTGAAGTTTGCGGGCCAGCTTGCGCGGGATCTCGGCGACGCCGGCTTCGTCGTGATCTCCGGCCTCGCCCGCGGCATCGACGGCGCGGCGCATCGCGCGAGCCTCGCCGGCGGCACGGTCGCGGTGCTCGCCGGCGGCCATGACAAGATCTATCCGCCGGAGCATGCGGATCTGCTCGCCGCGCTGCTCGATCAGGGCGCGGCGATCTCGGAGATGCCGCTCGGCCATGTGCCGCGGGCGCGCGACTTTCCCCGCCGCAATCGGCTGATCTCGGGCGCCTCGCTTGGCGTCGTGATCGTCGAGGCTGCGCAGCGCTCGGGCTCGCTGATCACGGCGCGAATGGCCGGCGAACAGGGCCGCGAGGTGTTCGCGGTGCCGGGCTCGCCGATCGATCCGCGCGCCGCCGGCACCAACGATCTGATCAAGCAGGGCGCGACCCTGGTCACCGAGGCCGCCGACATCATCAGCGCCGTCACCCCGATCATGGAGCGGCCGCTCATGCTTCCGTTGCGCGAAGACGACGAGCCGCTGGATTTCTCCACCGGCGCGCCCGGCCGCAACAGGGTGATCGATCTGCTCGGACCGAGCCCGATCAGCATCGACGACCTGATCCGGATGTCGGATCTGTCGCCGGCCGTGGTCCGCGCCGTGCTGCTCGAGCTCGAGCTCGCCGGCCGATTGGAGCGCCACGGCGGCGGCCTGGTGTCGATGATCTAG
- a CDS encoding winged helix-turn-helix transcriptional regulator — protein sequence MRPENIRVPCLPPRPKPSPEHSDCKAVASVLARVGDKWSVFVIMNLIDGPRRFNELKRTINGISQRMLTLTLRGLERDGLVTRTIYPTIPPRVDYELTDLGRGLAKPVQALGEWAFGHLPEIEGARTRFDARSE from the coding sequence ATGAGACCTGAGAACATCCGTGTGCCTTGCCTGCCGCCGCGGCCAAAGCCCAGCCCCGAGCACAGTGATTGCAAGGCGGTGGCTTCGGTGCTGGCGCGGGTCGGCGACAAATGGAGCGTGTTCGTGATCATGAACCTGATCGACGGGCCGCGCCGTTTCAACGAATTGAAGCGCACGATCAACGGCATCTCACAGCGGATGCTGACGCTCACCCTGCGCGGGCTGGAGCGCGACGGCCTCGTCACGCGCACGATCTATCCGACAATTCCGCCACGGGTCGACTACGAGCTGACCGATCTCGGCCGCGGCCTCGCCAAGCCGGTACAGGCGCTCGGCGAGTGGGCGTTCGGGCATTTGCCGGAGATCGAGGGCGCGCGCACGCGGTTTGACGCGCGGAGCGAGTGA
- a CDS encoding FMN-dependent NADH-azoreductase, protein MKLLHIDSSVLGPHSVSRQVSAAAVERLRQANPGLAVSYRDLSQTPLGHLSGLHLAANQGAAPDPSVRDDVVAGQAVLEEFLAADTVVIGAPMYNFTIPSQLKAWIDRILVAGKTFKYGAGGVEGLAGSKRVIIAISRGGYYGADTPMAALEHLETYLRGVFGFIGVKNLEFISADGIQVGPEHREKAVAGALQAAGSLNAA, encoded by the coding sequence ATGAAACTTTTGCACATCGATTCCTCGGTCCTCGGCCCCCACTCCGTCAGCCGCCAGGTCTCCGCCGCCGCGGTCGAGCGGCTGCGCCAGGCCAATCCAGGCCTCGCCGTGAGCTATCGCGACCTGTCCCAGACCCCGCTCGGCCACCTCTCCGGCCTGCACCTTGCCGCCAACCAGGGCGCGGCACCGGATCCGTCGGTGCGTGATGACGTTGTCGCCGGCCAGGCCGTGCTGGAGGAGTTCCTCGCCGCCGACACCGTCGTGATCGGTGCGCCGATGTACAATTTCACGATTCCGAGCCAGCTCAAGGCCTGGATCGACCGCATCCTGGTGGCTGGAAAAACCTTCAAATACGGCGCCGGTGGCGTCGAGGGACTGGCCGGCAGCAAGCGCGTCATCATCGCGATCTCGCGCGGCGGCTACTACGGCGCCGACACGCCGATGGCCGCGCTCGAGCATCTCGAGACCTATCTGCGTGGGGTGTTCGGCTTCATCGGCGTCAAGAACCTGGAATTCATCTCCGCCGACGGCATCCAGGTCGGCCCGGAGCATCGCGAGAAGGCGGTTGCGGGCGCGTTGCAGGCCGCCGGCAGCCTGAACGCCGCCTGA
- a CDS encoding SDR family NAD(P)-dependent oxidoreductase: MRLANKVALITGGNSGIGLATAKLFVAEGAKVVITGRNKERLAAAAKELGPNGFAVAADANDVAALEAAVKQGAERFGNYDILFANAGIPGQTPVGGTTLAAFESVIRTNLTGVFFTVQAASPYLNDGASIILNGSVISVLGNPGYSAYAASKAGVRAMARVMASELSPRNIRVNVVAPGAVRTPIWGAAIATPEAEKAFEARIGKTTPLGRIGEPDHISKTVLFLASDDAAHVQGQELFIDGGATASPAGAPIYRG; encoded by the coding sequence ATGAGACTGGCAAACAAGGTCGCGTTGATCACCGGCGGCAATAGCGGCATCGGGCTTGCGACGGCAAAGCTGTTCGTGGCCGAGGGCGCCAAGGTCGTGATCACCGGCCGCAACAAGGAGCGGCTTGCGGCGGCGGCCAAGGAACTCGGGCCGAACGGCTTTGCCGTGGCGGCCGATGCCAACGACGTCGCGGCGCTGGAGGCCGCGGTGAAGCAGGGCGCGGAAAGATTCGGCAACTACGATATCCTGTTCGCCAATGCCGGCATTCCCGGCCAGACGCCGGTCGGCGGCACCACGCTTGCGGCGTTCGAGAGCGTGATCCGCACCAATCTCACCGGCGTCTTCTTCACGGTGCAGGCGGCGTCGCCTTATCTCAACGACGGCGCATCGATCATCCTCAACGGTTCTGTGATCTCGGTGCTCGGCAACCCCGGCTATTCGGCCTATGCGGCGAGCAAGGCCGGCGTGCGCGCGATGGCGCGGGTGATGGCCTCGGAACTGTCGCCGCGCAATATCCGCGTCAACGTGGTGGCGCCGGGCGCCGTGCGCACGCCGATCTGGGGCGCGGCGATCGCAACGCCCGAGGCCGAGAAGGCGTTCGAGGCGCGGATCGGCAAGACCACGCCGCTCGGCCGCATCGGTGAACCCGATCACATCTCGAAGACGGTGCTGTTCCTCGCCTCCGACGATGCCGCGCATGTGCAGGGGCAGGAACTGTTCATCGATGGCGGCGCGACGGCCTCGCCTGCGGGCGCCCCGATCTATCGCGGCTGA
- a CDS encoding winged helix-turn-helix transcriptional regulator has product MKRTSLADDGCPVARALDVFGDWWSLLIIRDASLGRRRFGEFQASLGLARNILASRLRTLVERGILKTAPASDGSAYQEYLLTPKGRGIFPIMVALRQWSEEFDEHPDEIDTVMVDREKGKPVRKLVLYSQDGRVLNAADTTLKPRPVRKPRRVVA; this is encoded by the coding sequence GTGAAACGAACCAGCCTTGCGGATGACGGCTGCCCGGTTGCGCGCGCGCTCGACGTGTTCGGCGACTGGTGGTCGCTCCTGATCATCCGCGACGCCAGCCTCGGGCGGCGCCGCTTCGGCGAATTCCAGGCGAGCCTCGGGCTCGCCAGAAACATCCTCGCCAGCCGGCTGCGCACGCTGGTCGAGCGCGGCATCCTGAAGACCGCGCCCGCCTCCGACGGCAGCGCCTACCAGGAATATCTGCTGACGCCGAAGGGCCGCGGCATTTTCCCGATCATGGTCGCGCTGCGGCAATGGAGCGAGGAATTCGACGAGCATCCCGACGAGATCGACACCGTCATGGTCGACCGCGAGAAAGGCAAACCGGTGAGGAAGCTCGTGCTGTACTCCCAGGACGGCCGCGTGCTCAATGCCGCCGACACCACGCTGAAGCCGCGACCGGTGCGGAAGCCGCGGCGCGTGGTGGCGTAG